The following are from one region of the Alkalimarinus sediminis genome:
- a CDS encoding RAMP superfamily CRISPR-associated protein — MSTLTLSFDIQSTWHIGSGEEGGAYADSLALKNGDNLPFLPGRAVKGLLRDAFKQAEANAWFTKPEGVADLTDYIFGSEGQRLAEQGMLHVSSAELSSAEQAYFAATEGAWQELYQVQFSTAIDHKTGSAKQESLRSIEVALPMVLKAQISINNNPDKTSLTPKQVLAWLAQASTLITGIGAKRKRGLGQVVVTAGASQ, encoded by the coding sequence GTGAGTACATTAACATTATCGTTTGATATCCAATCTACCTGGCATATTGGCAGTGGAGAGGAAGGCGGTGCATACGCAGATAGTTTAGCCCTTAAAAATGGCGATAATTTACCATTCTTACCTGGTCGTGCGGTAAAAGGGTTGCTACGTGATGCGTTTAAGCAAGCTGAAGCGAATGCTTGGTTTACTAAACCAGAGGGCGTTGCAGATTTAACTGATTATATTTTTGGTAGCGAAGGTCAACGTTTAGCGGAACAGGGCATGTTGCATGTGAGCAGTGCCGAGCTAAGTTCGGCAGAGCAAGCCTACTTTGCAGCAACAGAAGGCGCATGGCAAGAACTCTATCAAGTGCAATTCTCAACCGCTATTGATCATAAAACAGGCAGTGCAAAGCAAGAGTCGCTACGTTCTATTGAGGTTGCACTGCCGATGGTACTTAAAGCACAAATATCCATTAATAATAACCCCGATAAAACGTCACTAACGCCTAAGCAAGTGCTGGCATGGCTAGCGCAGGCGAGTACGTTAATTACGGGGATTGGTGCGAAGCGTAAGCGTGGGTTAGGCCAGGTTGTGGTAACAGCAGGAGCGAGTCAATAA
- a CDS encoding Cas10/Cmr2 second palm domain-containing protein: protein MIHCYLFEAKSIQDYLFSSGKMKDVISASERLDNLIDSTQTSVLYEVLNRTGLSHDLLDANMQDTAGCIHFIRCKGGAFYAYCDDKNKLLALRSSWSLALLQLFPSLVQCDALVSADVLDDALQRGHQQLAQARNTPAITLPMATAISKRSSRNGKQAVTVSNREAGNAAEPLDIDTQLHRAYHKASTRKGAMALQDKFTPDHIDAGLTYESSFDSFEKRDLALIHIDGNGLGLLLIALKKQLEGKSNQQYRRAFRQFSAALEAATQAAAKEATAKVLPIVNVDERTPTALRPIVLGGDDVTLFIKAEAALDFANTFCVAFARESKTALSSLVSEYPGLPEQLSASGGIVYHKVNHPFVQMHHLVEDMCLYAKALTKSVTSTENAVGPAVVAQIRVGNASQQTGDGLLKQNQHCDLSGWESEFPNGLNLGQNRYFVEDDKVFSQTKTQHYAPLQHLLMLSQGTRPAVSMAKWRQMATHLMANDVTEARSLYNRSLALYENKKGDRRVFEAALDALCPPGYERKEWVYSKVTSDVKSAHSFTVINDLLLLEHFHIKGQQLEDIKEQA from the coding sequence ATGATACATTGCTACCTTTTTGAAGCAAAATCTATTCAAGATTATTTGTTCTCTTCTGGAAAAATGAAAGATGTCATTAGCGCAAGTGAGCGACTTGATAATCTCATTGACTCGACTCAAACAAGCGTATTGTATGAGGTGCTTAATCGTACAGGGCTTTCTCATGATTTGTTAGATGCCAACATGCAAGATACCGCAGGGTGTATCCACTTTATACGCTGTAAAGGCGGTGCTTTTTATGCGTATTGTGACGATAAAAATAAACTGCTTGCGCTGCGTTCATCTTGGTCGTTGGCATTATTACAACTGTTTCCAAGTTTAGTGCAGTGCGATGCACTGGTCTCGGCAGACGTGCTAGATGATGCTTTACAACGAGGTCATCAGCAACTCGCTCAAGCACGTAACACTCCCGCGATTACTTTACCAATGGCAACCGCTATTTCTAAGCGAAGCAGTCGTAACGGCAAACAAGCGGTAACAGTGTCTAACAGGGAAGCTGGGAACGCTGCAGAGCCACTGGATATTGACACCCAACTGCACCGAGCCTACCACAAGGCATCAACACGCAAAGGTGCGATGGCGTTACAAGATAAGTTCACGCCCGATCATATAGATGCCGGGCTTACCTACGAAAGCAGTTTTGATAGCTTTGAAAAACGAGACTTAGCATTAATTCACATCGATGGTAATGGGTTAGGTCTATTACTAATTGCCCTTAAAAAGCAACTAGAAGGCAAAAGTAACCAGCAATATCGCCGGGCATTTCGCCAATTTTCAGCGGCACTAGAAGCCGCCACGCAAGCAGCTGCAAAAGAAGCAACGGCCAAGGTATTACCCATAGTTAATGTCGATGAAAGAACACCCACTGCGCTGCGCCCCATTGTATTAGGCGGTGACGATGTGACTTTGTTTATTAAGGCTGAAGCGGCACTTGATTTTGCTAACACTTTTTGTGTGGCGTTTGCCCGCGAATCTAAGACAGCCCTATCGTCGTTGGTGAGTGAGTACCCAGGCTTACCAGAGCAGTTAAGCGCCAGTGGTGGGATTGTTTATCACAAAGTTAATCACCCCTTTGTGCAAATGCACCATCTTGTTGAAGACATGTGCCTTTATGCTAAAGCCCTAACTAAGTCGGTGACCTCAACAGAAAACGCGGTTGGCCCAGCAGTGGTGGCACAAATTAGAGTCGGTAATGCCAGTCAGCAAACGGGTGATGGATTACTTAAACAAAACCAGCATTGTGACCTGTCAGGGTGGGAGAGTGAGTTTCCGAATGGTTTAAATTTAGGTCAGAACCGCTACTTTGTAGAAGACGACAAGGTATTTAGCCAAACCAAGACACAACACTATGCCCCATTACAGCATTTGTTAATGCTATCGCAAGGCACTCGACCGGCAGTCTCTATGGCAAAATGGCGTCAAATGGCCACTCATCTAATGGCTAATGATGTAACCGAAGCAAGAAGCTTGTACAACCGTTCGCTTGCGTTATATGAAAACAAAAAAGGCGATCGCCGCGTGTTTGAAGCGGCATTAGATGCGCTATGCCCACCAGGTTATGAACGCAAAGAGTGGGTTTATAGCAAGGTAACCAGTGATGTGAAATCAGCTCATAGTTTTACCGTGATTAATGACTTACTGCTGCTAGAACACTTCCACATAAAAGGACAACAATTAGAAGATATTAAGGAGCAAGCGTAG
- the csx2 gene encoding TIGR02221 family CRISPR-associated protein, with product MSNSKTLIIMLGRPYQGEYQKTDYKMPDGTLYKEKHFVGHSLFDWVKPEKLVVLGTPGSMWDELLRQIDDVNEELYLEVAEAVDANNTQQALLDRLSEHLSQLLSKEVVLKILTLKVDEETQVEFVQQLGDVCDSGTELYMDITHGFRTLPLFALTAAFYLKKLKNIDIKAVYYAEFRPDEHCSVVHDLKGLITIMSGVSTLEKYDHSGDYGLLDELVNTDASKLKDAAFFERITNANKASSKLKTFMDNWIPDATGKLFERELLSRFKWSKRSAQHLRELSLAREYLNRNDYLRAVFYGLEGLVSQHLYDQKIGDTGYEVRHEASNQLAANDAYRKLRAIRNALAHGSDSAKSHHKEDVKKALASPKEMQKILSQLFNELEIR from the coding sequence ATGTCAAACAGTAAAACCCTTATCATCATGCTAGGCCGTCCATATCAGGGAGAGTATCAAAAGACCGATTACAAAATGCCCGACGGTACGCTTTATAAAGAAAAACATTTTGTAGGGCACTCTTTATTTGACTGGGTAAAACCAGAAAAACTCGTCGTATTAGGCACCCCGGGTAGTATGTGGGATGAGCTTCTTCGGCAAATAGATGATGTAAATGAAGAACTGTACCTTGAAGTAGCCGAAGCGGTTGACGCGAATAATACTCAACAGGCATTACTAGACAGACTGTCTGAACACTTATCTCAGTTGTTATCAAAAGAGGTGGTGTTAAAAATTTTAACCTTAAAGGTGGATGAAGAAACCCAGGTTGAGTTTGTTCAGCAGTTGGGTGATGTATGTGACTCGGGTACAGAGTTGTATATGGATATTACCCATGGGTTTAGAACACTGCCTTTATTCGCTTTAACCGCTGCGTTTTATCTAAAAAAATTAAAAAACATCGATATAAAGGCCGTTTATTACGCTGAGTTTAGACCAGACGAGCATTGCTCGGTAGTGCATGACCTTAAAGGGCTGATTACCATTATGTCGGGCGTGAGTACGTTAGAGAAATATGACCATTCGGGTGACTATGGGCTGTTAGATGAGCTGGTCAATACTGATGCATCTAAACTCAAAGACGCGGCTTTTTTTGAACGTATTACTAATGCCAACAAAGCTAGCAGTAAACTTAAAACGTTCATGGACAACTGGATACCTGATGCCACAGGAAAGCTCTTCGAGCGCGAATTGCTCAGTCGGTTTAAATGGAGTAAACGGAGTGCTCAGCACTTAAGAGAGCTGTCGTTAGCCCGCGAGTACTTAAACAGAAATGATTATCTTCGTGCAGTTTTTTATGGTTTAGAGGGTTTGGTTTCACAACACCTGTATGATCAAAAAATTGGCGACACGGGTTATGAGGTTAGACACGAAGCCTCTAATCAGTTAGCTGCCAATGATGCATATAGAAAACTGAGGGCTATCAGAAATGCCCTTGCACATGGCAGCGACTCTGCTAAGTCGCATCACAAAGAGGATGTTAAAAAGGCACTGGCTAGCCCAAAAGAGATGCAAAAAATTCTGTCCCAGCTATTTAATGAGTTAGAGATTCGTTAG